The Stackebrandtia nassauensis DSM 44728 genome includes the window CTCCCCGGACTTGCGGGACTGCATGGTCTTGCCCTCCACCGCGCGGCGCAGCGAGTGCCCGACGGTCTCCTCGTAGGCCACCACGTGTCCGTTGTCGATGACGATGGTCTCGCCCGGATCCAGTGCGTAGGAGTCGATCGCGCCGTAGCAACCCAACACCAGCTGCCCCTGCCCCTGAGCCCGCACCAAGAACGCCCCCTCACCCCCGATGAGGTTCTTCATGCCGCCCCACTTGGTCTGGATCTCGACCTCGCCGTTGGAAGCGATCCACGAACCCTTCGCGATCATCAGCGCCGCCTCGGGCCGCACCGGCACCACGGCGACGTCACCGGGCAGGCTGTGCGCCAGA containing:
- a CDS encoding TIGR00266 family protein; the encoded protein is MKSDVRHPGSFAVVRCHLEAGEQIRVEAGAMLATSHGVALAAKVEGGLMRGLARKMLTDENLYTTTYTAPEFGGWVDLAHSLPGDVAVVPVRPEAALMIAKGSWIASNGEVEIQTKWGGMKNLIGGEGAFLVRAQGQGQLVLGCYGAIDSYALDPGETIVIDNGHVVAYEETVGHSLRRAVEGKTMQSRKSGEGLVYEFTGPGRVLTQSRNPEALIDYLTDVLPFEKD